In Paenibacillus dendritiformis, the DNA window GCGTACGCGAGAAATCGTGCAGTTTAGCGGAGTTCGCTTACTGAATCGGCGTATGCGAGAAATCTCGTGCAATTTTGCGGAGTTCGCCTGCCGGATAGACGTGTCTAGGGAAATGGTGCAGTTTTCAGGCGGTTGGAAACCCCTTGTTTTTTACGAAAGGGCGGAGATTGGCACCCATAGCGTTGAGCCGGGATCCGCCACACACAAAATGAAGCGCCACAAAATCCCTTGGACTCTCTCAAGATGAATGAAGTTTTCCCTGCCTCAACCATTATTCGCCGCTCTTCCCGCCGCTTAAATGAAAAAAGGGAGAAGAAACACATCCCCGAAGCGGAAAAAAGGGATTCGGCGGTGAAAGTAGCGCCGTCGCTCCTCCCCGTTTCGCTCGCGGCATTTGCCCAGAGACGCATAATATCGGTATGATAGAAGGAGTCATACTTGATTCCTCACTAACGGGGCTCATATAAGGAGGATATGATCCTGTGCCGAATATCCACGATATCGCGAAGAAAGCCGGAGTATCGGTCTCCACCGTATCCAGAGTGATCAACAATTACAAATATGTGTCCGAAGAAAAGAGAAAAGCCGTGCAGCAGGTTATCGATGAATGGAGTTTCGCTCCCAACCGCAATGCCATAGGCTTGATTCGAGGGGAGACCCGAATGATCGGGGTCATTATGCCGTACAATAACAATCAGGCCTTCGATCAGTTGCTGCACGGGGCATTGAACCGTTCGCGGGAACTGGATTATTCCGTGGCCGTGCTGCCGACGAAATATGATAAGAGCAAAGAGCTGGAATATCTCTATATGCTGAAAAATAAATGGCTGGACGGCGTGATGATTACCTCCCGCGCGAATGATTGGGAGCAGATATTGCCATATGTCGAGTACGGATCGGTGATTGCTTGCGAATTCACCGAGCATCCCGAGATTGGCTGCGCTTATATCGATCGGTATGCCTCTTATGTAGACGCCTTTCAGTATTTGAAGGAGAAGGGGCATACCGCAACGGCCTTCACGATCGCGAGGGGAGAGGAGAGCAGGAGCACGCAGCAGACGTTCGCGGCGTATGAAAACGTATTCGGCAGCGTGCCGGACGATTACGTCATCTCGAATTGCTATTCGTTCGAGGATGGATACCGAGCGGCCGAGAAGC includes these proteins:
- a CDS encoding LacI family DNA-binding transcriptional regulator encodes the protein MPNIHDIAKKAGVSVSTVSRVINNYKYVSEEKRKAVQQVIDEWSFAPNRNAIGLIRGETRMIGVIMPYNNNQAFDQLLHGALNRSRELDYSVAVLPTKYDKSKELEYLYMLKNKWLDGVMITSRANDWEQILPYVEYGSVIACEFTEHPEIGCAYIDRYASYVDAFQYLKEKGHTATAFTIARGEESRSTQQTFAAYENVFGSVPDDYVISNCYSFEDGYRAAEKLLSLEDRPTAIFANGDEVAGGIYRYAVSNGLAIPHDLAIMGQENQPVGVALDLCSIDHRLVQVGEQAFDLAVRRSRDKVNIPYRILARSSV